The Dehalobacter sp. DCM sequence TGTCTCGCATGCACATATATTGTGATCCAATTCGGAACCGAATTCGCTGAGCATCGCTTTATCTACTGCAATCCCCGTTTTTTCCATTTGCGCGAGGATTTTGCTTAGAGGTTCTTCAATCTCATGCAGCAGCTTTTCCATGCCGTTTTCTGCTATCTCCTCTGCAAGCTTAGATGCCATTTTCCGCAGCAATGACGCTTCACGGGCAGGGGTTAATGAGAATAAATCGGTGATATGATCACGCAGTAATTCGCAGACGCTGAAGTTTGTTCGACTGGGGTTAAGTAAGTAAGAAGCTAAGCTAAGATCCAAATCAATCCCTGCCAACTGTTTTCCTTCGTTACCCATTAAAGAATATAGACTTTTACTGTCGGCAACGATTTTTCGGATAGTGTCATCCGCTAATATTTCGTCCCAAAGCGCTAAGACACGGACAGGCTGATCGCAGCGTTTCAATGTATAGGCATAGTGTTCATCACAGATACCCATTTCCGTCCATTGTCCCTGATGAATACTGCCGTTGTGACGATAGCTAAGCGCCAACAATGGCTTTTCTTCCAGCCATTGTTGCAGAAGGTTCAGCCATGACTCCCCATCGAGATCCTTTTCCGGCTGATTTATATCCTCAGCACCTGCTTCTTTTTCTGATGCTATATTATTGTCACTTCTAACCAAATCGTCGATGCTATCTGAGAATAACCCGAATTCCTTTTGTTCTATATCCGATAAATTGGCGGGGTCCTTTTTCGATACGGGACGTTTTTGGGCAGAGCGAGAAGGATTCTCCGGGTCACCTTCCCCACCGATGACAGCCGCTAAGCTCTGTTCAAATAGAGCAGCTACTTTATACAGGCTATAATGATGGAGGATTTTTTTACTGTTTTCACGGTTGGGCTCTTGCCACCGAAGCTGTTCTAACGTATGTTCTACTGGAACATCATGAATCATTGCCGCCAGCTTTTTACTGAGTAAGGCCTGCTCAGCATAGGTATTCAGCAATTCATTTAACTTCTTACCGGATACTTTATCTTTATTCTGCAGAACGTTCTCCACAGAGCCAAATTCATGCAATAATTTCAATGCCGTCTTTTCGCCAACTCCCGGAATACCGGGGATATTATCCGAGGTATCGCCCATAAGGCCTTTTAAGTCAATAATCTGGGCAGGGGTTAATTCATACCTTTCGTAGAGTCTTTCTGCGTTATAGCTCTCGACTTCGGAAATCCCTTTGACCGTTAGTAATACATTCGTTCTGGGATTGATCAGCTGCAATGCGTCCTTGTCGCCTGTAAAGATACTGACATTAATATCATGGGCAATCGCCAGATCATTCACAGTTGCAATAATATCATCGGCCTCATAGCCTCCCAATTCCAGGATGGGCACGGACATGGCCTGCAGGATGTCTTTAAGATATCCAAATTGTGGTTTTAATGTTTCAGGGGTTTCCTTCCGATGGGCTTTGTATCCTTCATACTGTTCGATACGAACAGTCGCTTTCGTTTTATCAAAAGCCACCACCCAATAGTCCGGCTTCTGTTCTTTTTGCAGCCTGAACAACATGGTCAGAAAACCATGTACCGCATTCGTTGGTCGTCCGTCCGCGGAGGTCAGCGGCGGAAGCGCATAAAAAGCTCTATTAATCAGACTGTTACCGTCCAATATCAGCATATGGGGCATGAGCAGGCTCCTTTCAGGGCAATCCAGTTCATATTTTCCTTTTATATCATAACCTTTTCTCGGATCAATAACAACAATGATTATCAGTTTGAATACGACGGGAGTATGCAATAAACAAGGCATTGCGTGTCATTGATGATCTTTGTTCGGCAGTTGTACATCCGTGTACAGAAAAAAATAGGTGCTGCGAACAACAAAAATGGTTTGCAGCACCTATAAGAATATTGCCAATTATTAGTGATGATCGAATACAGTCGGCTTCTTCGTCAGATTGACAGGGTTTTGCTCCATATCATCTAATTTTTCCCACATATCATAGCCAAGATAATATTTTCTGGGCTGCGGTGTCTTGCCTTGAGCGATCAAATCCAATCCGGCTTTGACCTTATCCGGTGTGGCAGGCAGTTCGTAAATCCTTACCCCGCAGGCATTATAAATGGCATTGATAACCGACATATGCGGTCCTGCCTGGAAGACTTCGGAGCAACCGGAAGATCCGAACGGACCTGTGGGCCTCATGGATACGACGGTATCGATTGACAGCTCATCCGGAACATCGCCGATGAACGAAAATCCGGAATTGGCGAGTCCGGTATGCTTTTGCGGATCGGAATACTGTTCGCGGAGGGCATAACCGGCAGAGTGCATCATGCCGCTATACCCCTGACCTTCAAAGGACAGGATATTTCCGATCGGGCCGCAGTCGACAACGGCATGCATTTTCAGCAACTTTGTCTTTCCCGTTGTGGTGTCGACTTCGACCATCGAAAGAAACGTTCCCCACATATACTCGGCAGAAGGATTCCCCTGGCACGTATTGGGATCAAGGGGTTTGGTGATTGACGTCGTATCGGATACTCCCAAGTATTTGGTGGGAATTCCGTCGGCAACCATCTCATCATAGGTACGGAAAGTGCCGTCCTCTTTCTTCATTGCCTTCATCAATTTGTCAGCAGCATCTAACGTGGCGCGACCTGTCACATAGTGCGTGCGGCTGCCGGCTGCCGGGCCGGTATTCGGGCAAAGCCCGGTATCGTTCATACAGA is a genomic window containing:
- the polA gene encoding DNA polymerase I — encoded protein: MPHMLILDGNSLINRAFYALPPLTSADGRPTNAVHGFLTMLFRLQKEQKPDYWVVAFDKTKATVRIEQYEGYKAHRKETPETLKPQFGYLKDILQAMSVPILELGGYEADDIIATVNDLAIAHDINVSIFTGDKDALQLINPRTNVLLTVKGISEVESYNAERLYERYELTPAQIIDLKGLMGDTSDNIPGIPGVGEKTALKLLHEFGSVENVLQNKDKVSGKKLNELLNTYAEQALLSKKLAAMIHDVPVEHTLEQLRWQEPNRENSKKILHHYSLYKVAALFEQSLAAVIGGEGDPENPSRSAQKRPVSKKDPANLSDIEQKEFGLFSDSIDDLVRSDNNIASEKEAGAEDINQPEKDLDGESWLNLLQQWLEEKPLLALSYRHNGSIHQGQWTEMGICDEHYAYTLKRCDQPVRVLALWDEILADDTIRKIVADSKSLYSLMGNEGKQLAGIDLDLSLASYLLNPSRTNFSVCELLRDHITDLFSLTPAREASLLRKMASKLAEEIAENGMEKLLHEIEEPLSKILAQMEKTGIAVDKAMLSEFGSELDHNICACETEIYHLAGENFNINSPQQLGKILFENLGLPPLKKTKTGYSTDAETLEELLPEHPIIEKLLNYRQLVKLNSTYVKGLLAQIRDDKIHTTFQQTVTATGRLSSTEPNLQNIPIRLEEGRKLRKVFRPGNTDWVLFSADYSQIELRILAHYSKDPILCQSFISEEDVHRRTAAEVFGVPLESVTKDMRRKAKAVNFGLMYGLTDFGLARDLAISRKEAKYYITQYFERYQGVNRYLEEAVIEAKENGEIRTLLNRLRKIPELAHPNRMTRQFGERIAKNSPIQGTAADIMKIAMIKVDEALKGLQADMLLQVHDELVIQIAPDELAEAANKVIQAMEGAYPLAVPLVVDCKVGNNWYDMVPYTV